In the genome of Bos mutus isolate GX-2022 chromosome 28, NWIPB_WYAK_1.1, whole genome shotgun sequence, the window actgagcgacttcactttcacttttcactttcacttttcactttcatgcattggagaaggaaatggcaacccactccagtgttcttgcctggagaatcccagggatggcagagcctggtgggcttctgtctatggggtcacacagagtcggacacgactgaagcgacttagcagtagcagcagcagcagtagcagtctccATGTACAAATGATAGGAAATGCTCTAGTCTCAGCTCAATACCACTTGCTCTCACTATTAACAAGGCTCACCCACTCCTAGAAACTgtcttttttagttttgttgatctgAAGAAAACTCCTGGTCTCACTAATTCTACCTGTCCTCCAAATCTTTGTGAGCATCAACCTCTTTGgacagttttctctttcttcatcaaCCAGCATGAGCTTGGGAGCCTTCCCCTGGGAGCCCTCCCCTTCCCTTTGCAATTGCCTGCCCTAGCTGCCTCTCACTGAGAGCTGGAGTGCATGCCCATCAGCATGCCCAACACACAGCGGGCACCGAGTATTTTCTTGAAAGAACACGTGAAAGGGCAGAGGCAAATTTCACAGCAGTATTTAAAACAGTTGGCGTAGCTGAGCTCAGGCTCAGCAGCACTTAGTCAGCCCCACCTCTACCCTGGGAACCTGCCATTCTCAAGATGTCTGTGCCAGTGGGTAACCTGCAGAAATGGCAGCATCCTGTGGGTCCAACCCAATAACATGATTCACTCCATTAGCCATTGCCTTAAACTTTGGGTTATTCAAGTTTAATTCCAATAAAATAAGCTATAGAATTAGGGCCTATGATGAGTtcctaacaatgaaaaaataggGCTGAAATTTTGTTTGTAGTTGTCTCTCCTGCGAGTCATGACCTGCTTGACCCGCCAGCAAAAATAGAAATCCCGGTGGCCACAAGCTTGCGGGCTTTCAGGCCTTGCACCCACTGTAAGAAACACTTGATTCACAGTTTGAAATGGATTCTGGTTGAAAGGCTGTGCCCTTTGGGAGGGTGACTTCCCCGACGTCTTCACGGCCCTCCCAGCTCTACACTCCGCTCGCCTCCTTCCCCGgccctcttcctttctccctgccctggtggctctggtCCTGATGGCCGGGAAAGGAGCGACCGAGGTGCCGGAGGTGAGGACAGGGCAGGGCACATACCTCCGGCTAATGCTTCTGCGACTGTGACTGACGAAGGCACCTTGACGCGGGGCCTTGGACATTTGCTGCTGTCCGAAGCACTCTCTTGCTCCTCCTCTGGCTCTTGTTCCTGCCCTTGGTCCCGGGCCCTCCTTCTCTCCAGCATCTCCTCGAAAAAGATCTGGCAGCTGAAGCCCTCCTGGATGCCATACTGGGCGTGCTCCAGCAGTGCCtccagggtggggaagacccGGCAGCAGGCCACGCACCGCAGCCCGCAGTTGGTGGTGACCAGCCAGTCCGGGGTGTCCCGCAGCTCCTGCAGGCAGCACTCCAGGGGCGCCAGCAGCTCCGCGTCCTCTGGCTCTGAGCTGGTGTTGTTCTTGCTGGCTTCCAGTTCCCAGCGCAGGTCCGTATTGGAAGCCATCTCAAAGGAGGAGCCTTTCCGCCTCTGCCTCCTGATGAACTCGGCTTCGCGGATGCGGGGCTGTCGGGTGACGGGCTCGAAGCCACTGTCGGTCTCCCAGGCCACGGCCACACCCTGCACAGTCTTCACGTGGGTGTAGAAGGCACACATGCTCTGCTGGGCAGCATCCTGGTCCCCATAAGTGCAGGAATGGCAAGACTGGTACTGGGAATAGGACTGGTACTCAGAGGATGACTGGGATGATGGCGAGCTGCTCCAGCTCAACATCCCCCGACCCTTGCCCGAGAAGTAGACGTTCTCCACGTGGGGGATGGCTGGGCCTGGCCGTGGAGACAGCTGTTCTCTCTTCACGGGCCCTGGGAAGTGGAAGGACATTTTCATAAGTGCCACAACTACTTCAGGTCTCTGAAAGGATGCAAGCTCTGGGGGCCCCAGGCAGGTACTTTTCCTCTCCGTGCCTGTTTCCCCATAAATTAAGGATGATATACTTTCCTTTTGGGATGATGATAAGGATCAAACGTAGAGATGTAGCTGCACCTTATGGATGCGATGACAAAGATCAAATAGTGTATGAATGTAGTATCTAAGCCCTTGACTAAACCCCAAAGGCCACCACCTGAATACAGATTGTGGGACacccatccatacagcacagtcTTCTTCATTGATAAGAAGGAATGAGCTACTGTAGCATGCCAAACATTGATAAGTCCCtaaggcaaaaatacacagacaacccagataatcatgatggtgtgaccactcatccagagccagatatcctggaatgtgaagtcaagtgggccttagaaagcatcactacgaacaaagctagtggaggtgatggaattccagttgagctatttcaaatcctgaaagatggtgctgtgaaagtgctgcactcaatatgccagcaaatttggaaaactcagcagtggccacaggactgaaaaaggtcagttttcattccaatcccaaagaaaggcaatgccaaagaatgctcaaactaccgcacaattgcactcatctcacacgctagtaaagtaatgctcaaaattctccaagccaggcttcagcaatatgtgaaccgtgaacttcctgatgttcaagctggttttagaaaaagcagaggaaccagagatcaaattgccaacatccgctggatcatggaaaaagcaagagagttccagaaaagcatctatttctgctttattgactatgccaaagactttgactgtgtggatcacaataaactgtcgaaaattctgaaagagatgggaataccacaccacctgacctgcctcttgagaaatctgtatgcaggtcaggaagcaacagttagaactggacatggaacaacagactggttccaaataggaaaaggagtacgtcaaggctgtgtattgtcaccctgcttatttaacttatatgcagagtacatcatgagaaacactggactggaagaaacacaagctggaatcaagattgccgggagaaatctcaataacctcagatatgcagatgacaccacccttatggcagaaagtgaagaggaactcaaaagcctcttgatgaaagtgaaggtggagagtgaaaaagttggcttaaagctcaacattcagaaaacgaagatcatggcatctggtcccatcacttcatgggaaatagatggggaaacagtggaaacagtgtcagactattttttggggctccaaaatcactgcagatggtgactgcagccatgaaattaaaagacgcttactccttggaaggaaagttatgaccaacctagacagcatattcaaaagcagagacattactttgccaacaaaggtccatctagtcaaggctatggtttttccagtggtcatgtatggatgtgagagttggactgtgaagaaggctgagcacagaagaattgatgcttttgaactgtggtgttggagaagactcttgtgagtcccttggactgcaaggagatccaatcagtccattctgaaggagatcagtcctgggatttctttggagggaatgatgctgaagctgaaactccagtactttggccacctcatgcgaagagttgactcattggaaaagactctgatgctgggagggattggaggcaggaggagaaggggacgacagaggatgagatggctggatggcatcactgactcaatggacatgagtctgagtgaactccaggagttggtgatggacagggaggcctggcgtgctacaattcatggggtcaagaagagttggacacaactgagtgactgaattgaactgaaggcaTTCTGCTAAATGAAAGAACTTAGGGTGAAAAGGTCATAGAGTATTTGATTCCACTTagatgacattctagaaaaggcaaaactgtaggGAGAGAGAACAGAACAGGGGTTACCTGGAGCTAAAGGCAGCAGGAGAACTGACTGCAAAGGGTCACTAGAATCTTTGGAAGGTGATAAACAGATTCTGCATCATGGTACTGATAGTGGTTAAACAAATGTGTACCTGCAAAAATTCTTCAAACTGTACACAGAACTGATGTGGTTTGTATTTGTGAATCACAGCTCAATAAAGCCTGAGAGGGGGAGGGCTTTGGCCAGACCAGTCAGCCCTACCTTCCTCCTGGCATCTGGGGGACGTGTCTCATCGTCCTCCAGGAGAATCTCACACTTTCCTTGAAACCCTCACTGGATCTCATCACCATATAAACACTAAGTGCTTGTCATATTTTAACTCTTTCAGTGTTCAAAAAACCCTAAGAAATTGCATTGTTCTGATTTTTGACAAGTTAGAAAACTGAAGCGCAGAGCATTGACATGATTGATAGAGTGGGTACCAGTCACTTGGCCCGAAGATGGTGTGACCCTTGGGCGCTGCCCACGGTCACTTCAAAATGATGTTACGGATTAACTTTCATCCATTTATTATAAAGGAACTTTTTATATCACTGCTGAAATCATAGAACTGACACCTCAATTCTGTTTCTTTCAAAGCAAGTTAAAAGATATGACTACCATTTTAGGACGTCATCCTCATACCTCCTGAAATCCCCTTGTGTACGCACAACAGCAGCCCCGGTAAACCCATCATCCATGTTTATGGCCAACGCAGGACTTTGGTGACAATGCCGAGGGGTGAGCCGGtgccttcccttccccttcccccaggaGCCCGCCCTGTCAAGGACACCCCAGCGACCCCCTTCCTTTCGACCGACCTGTCCGGCGCGCTTGTACGCTCTCCTCCGTGGACTCCGGGCTGGCCAGGCTGAGGGTGGCCTGGTCCGTGGGTGACTGTTCTCCCCTTCGGTCTGTGAAGCGCTGCTTCATGATGACCCGAGCGCCCGGAGCACAGAGCTCCAGCTGTTGGGTGCGAGTGGGCTCGGCCGGTGCTAAAGCCTCCCCTGGCCTCAGTCCCAGTGGCTGCTAGGTACCCGTGGTCACTAGGCTCCTGGCTTTATTCTGTGACCTCATCAGTGACTTTGATCTGTTCTGTGACCCGTGGCCAGGACACAGCCCCAGCCAGGCTGCCAGGAGAGGCTGCCCACCAGGATCCCATCCCCTCCAGGACCTTCCCTGCTTTGTGTGTTGTCAGAGACGCAAACATAcagtgcgcacgcacacacacacacacacacacacgtacatacacagagacacaaatgCCTAAAAGCACACATGCAGACACTTTTACACACGTGAACACACGTACATTCATGCTGACACACGCAACCACTCAGGCACACATACACTCAAACATACATgaacactcagacacacacacacacacacacacatacacagagacacaaatgCCTAAAAGCACACATGCAGACACTTTTACACACGTGAACACACATACATTCATGCTGACACACGCAACCATTCAGGCACACATACACTCAAACATACATgaacactcagacacacacacacacacacacacatacacagagacacaaatgCCTAAAAGCACACACGCAGACACTTTTACAGACGTGAACACACGTACATTCATGCTGACACACACAACCGCTCAGGCACACATACACTCAAACATACATgaacactcagacacacacacacacatacacagagacacaaatgCCTAAAATCACACATGCAGAAACTTACCCACATGAACATACATACTCATGCTGACACACACAACCACTCAGGCACACATACACTCAAACGTACATgaacactcagacacacacacacacaaattcagaaCACGGTCGCTTAACCGCACACACGCTCGCGTACATACGATCATCACCCAACCTCAAGCTGGGCCGACCTTGAACTGTGGCCGCGGCAGGGGGCCGGAGCCTTGCCGCCTCCTCACTGCTTCAGA includes:
- the FAM170B gene encoding protein FAM170B, with the translated sequence MKQRFTDRRGEQSPTDQATLSLASPESTEESVQARRTGPVKREQLSPRPGPAIPHVENVYFSGKGRGMLSWSSSPSSQSSSEYQSYSQYQSCHSCTYGDQDAAQQSMCAFYTHVKTVQGVAVAWETDSGFEPVTRQPRIREAEFIRRQRRKGSSFEMASNTDLRWELEASKNNTSSEPEDAELLAPLECCLQELRDTPDWLVTTNCGLRCVACCRVFPTLEALLEHAQYGIQEGFSCQIFFEEMLERRRARDQGQEQEPEEEQESASDSSKCPRPRVKVPSSVTVAEALAGGMCPALSSPPAPRSLLSRPSGPEPPGQGERKRAGEGGERSVELGGP